Proteins encoded together in one Ogataea parapolymorpha DL-1 chromosome III, whole genome shotgun sequence window:
- a CDS encoding Glycylpeptide N-tetradecanoyltransferase: MAPPDEKTIEYLLKKLAMGEELTEKQRKDMKDYKFWKTQPVSKFDEKIDKEGPIDSVKTPADIPDEPSPLLNDFEWVTIDLNKEDEMKQVESLLYEHYVEDQDATFRFAYSSRFFEWALKPPGWKHEYHVGVRVKSTGKLVAFISGIPSLLRVRENKVPSVEINFLCIHKKLRSKRLAPVLIKEITRRVNKNDIWQALYTSGAVLPTPVSTCRYTHRPLNWEKLYEVGFSSLPAGVTKSQMIAKYALPSSTKTPGLRKMVPEDAAQVLELYNKFQAKYDLVQEFTEDELVHWLCGPDTQRDLEDKEKVILSYVVEQDGKITDFFSFYLLPFTVLNNSSYDRLNVAYLFYYATDAGLDGKDDAVLAKRLSSLIGDALVVTKNLKIDVFNALTSQDNTLFLKELKFGNGDAFLNFYLFNYKAFPIKGGIDPDTKELDPVNRSGVGVVML, from the coding sequence ATGGCACCTCCGGATGAAAAAACCATTGAGtatttgctgaaaaagctcGCAATGGGCGAAGAGCTCACGGAAAAACAGAGAAAGGACATGAAGGACTAcaagttctggaaaacacaGCCGGTTTCGAAGttcgacgagaaaatcgacaagGAAGGCCCAATCGACTCGGTGAAGACCCCAGCAGACATTCCTGACGAACCAAGTCCTCTGCTGAACGATTTCGAGTGGGTGACCATCGATCtcaacaaggaggacgaaatgAAGCAAGTGGAATCGCTGCTGTACGAACACTACGTGGAGGATCAAGACGCTACGTTCCGGTTTGCATACAGTTCGAGGTTCTTCGAGTGGGCATTGAAACCACCGGGATGGAAACACGAATACCACGTGGGGGTGCGTGTCAAGTCGACGGGCAAGCTGGTGGCGTTCATCAGCGGCATTCCTTCGCTGCTGCGGGTCCGTGAAAATAAAGTGCCAAGCGTGGAAATCAACTTTCTGTGCATCCACAAAAAATTGCGGTCCAAGAGACTGGCGCCGGTGCTGATCAAGGAAATCACCCGCAGAGTCAACAAAAACGATATCTGGCAGGCCCTATATACCTCGGGAGCCGTCCTGCCCACGCCAGTGTCCACGTGCAGATACACACACCGTCCACTGAACTGGGAGAAACTGTACGAGGTCGGCTTTTCATCGCTGCCTGCGGGCGTCACCAAGTCGCAGATGATTGCCAAGTACGCTCTGCCGTCCAGCACAAAAACTCCAGGGCTTAGAAAAATGGTCCCTGAGGACGCAGCCcaggttctggagctgtACAATAAATTCCAGGCCAAATACGATCTTGTGCAAGAGTTCACAgaagacgagctggtccaCTGGCTGTGCGGCCCAGACACACAAAGGGACCTcgaggacaaggagaaAGTTATTCTTTCGTATGTGGTTGAGCAGGATGGCAAGATCACCGactttttctcgttctACCTGCTACCATTCACTGTCCTGAACAACTCCTCGTACGACCGGCTGAACGTGGCGTATTTGTTCTATTATGCCACCGATGCCGGTCTAGATGGCAAGGACGACGCCGTGCTGGCAAAGCGTCTGAGCTCGCTGATCGGCGATGCGTTGGTGGTGAcaaagaatttgaaaatcGACGTTTTTAATGCTCTCACGTCTCAGGACAACACTCTGTTCCTGAAAGAGCTCAAGTTTGGAAACGGAGACGCGTTCCTCAATTTCTACCTCTTTAATTACAAGGCGTTCCCAATCAAGGGCGGAATCGACCCGGACACTAAGGAGCTGGACCCGGTGAACAGGAGCGGTGTTGGTGTCGTGATGCTGTAA
- a CDS encoding Oligopeptide transporter, with amino-acid sequence MRYGSVRDESEPDDLRDIPDTVAETLDLNSPSSDRPLYLTFRYFLLSIVFVIPGAFVDTLNSYRTTSAPYSILFVQFLSDPAGRWLARVLPRKTVNLLGFRFSLNPGPWSIKESVLVTLTAASGATGNQGTAGLSLSEIYYDRKVHPLVALLFMYSIVWTGYSFGAIARNFVLYEPQFVWPKALMQTSLFKAQEHAGSQSNSQMRVFTVGLASLFVWQFFPEFIFPLTSSVAILCFMAPHNAVLNFWGSGLGGLGFLNISLDWSNISSSVMLSPYWTIVMQFLGFASLCWVFLPFCKWYDQGKYSLGLMDNRLLLSNGSLYPTTQLLTPELQLNETAYELLGPIHFGTQRLANIFFDYAAYTSAIVWIGCFGYQDIKSGYQKLRQKFQDPLADRYADRISKSYARYDEVPNSWFLTLFLISFVLLSSILLATDELFIPWKTYIVALIIGSIIVTPMAYLYAISNFQVEIGTVNELVYGLMMQTPFFSGTSGKHPCGAAFYGAIAGNCWYRAQYILQDQKIGIYNDIPPKLVFFSQIFGDLIGVPFNYMSLRWVVKSKYDFLKGLKSDPMRQWTGQVLTNYNSNAIQYVVLGPKRVFEHYPYLPLGFLVGSIAPLAVFWMAKHTPWRLAKKFNVTILFASMSKFYGNISTGYFTQFLIGTFTMHYLYKYQHQWFQKYNYVLAAAFDTGFNLANLVIALLFGSKTAAQFPEWWGNDRSHLEKCYAL; translated from the coding sequence ATGAGATACGGCAGTGTCCGCGACGAATCGGAGCCAGACGACCTTCGCGACATCCCGGATACGGTCGCAGAGACACTGGATCTGAATTCGCCGTCCAGTGATCGGCCACTTTACCTGACGTTCCGCTACTTTCTGCTGAGCATTGTATTTGTCATCCCGGGAGCATTTGTGGACACATTAAATTCGTACCGGACCACGAGCGCTCCGTACAGCATTTTATTTGTTCAATTTCTATCGGATCCGGCTGGCAGGTGGCTGGCGAGAGTTCTGCCTCGAAAAACTGTGAACCTGCTGGGGTTTCGGTTCAGTCTTAATCCCGGCCCCTGGTCTATCAAGGAATCTGTTCTGGTCACGCTGACGGCGGCCTCGGGAGCCACTGGAAACCAGGGCACTGCCGGCCTGTCGCTGTCGGAGATCTACTACGATCGAAAAGTGCACCCATTAGTGGCACTACTCTTCATGTACAGCATTGTCTGGACTGGCTACTCTTTTGGAGCAATCGCGAGAAACTTTGTGCTATACGAGCCACAGTTTGTGTGGCCCAAGGCATTGATGCAGACTTCGCTGTTTAAAGCCCAGGAACATGCTGGGAGCCAGTCGAACTCGCAGATGCGCGTGTTCACGGTCGGTCTTGCTTCGCTATTTGTATGGCAGTTTTTCCCCGAGTTCATCTTCCCGTTGACGTCGTCGGTCGCCATATTGTGCTTCATGGCTCCTCACAATGCGGTGTTGAATTTTTGGGGCTCAGGCCTCGGCGGACTCGGGTTTCTGAACATCTCGCTGGATTGGAGCAACATCTCGTCTTCGGTGATGCTGAGCCCGTATTGGACAATAGTGATGCAGTTTCTTGGGTTTGCAAGCCTGTGCTGGGTTTTTCTGCCATTCTGCAAGTGGTACGACCAGGGGAAATATTCTTTGGGACTGATGGACAACAGACTTCTGCTTTCAAACGGATCTCTGTATCCGACAACACAGCTGCTCACTCcagagctccagctcaacGAGACCGcgtacgagctgctcggGCCCATCCATTTCGGCACTCAGAGACTTGCAAACATCTTTTTCGACTATGCAGCCTACACCAGTGCAATTGTTTGGATAGGTTGTTTTGGCTACCAGGATATAAAATCTGGCTACCAAAAGCTGCgccaaaaattccaagATCCGCTGGCCGACCGTTACGCAGACAGAATCAGCAAATCGTATGCGCGATACGATGAGGTGCCCAACAGCTGGTTTTTGACcctgtttttgatcagctttGTGCTACTGTCGTCCATTCTTCTGGCCACAGACGAGCTATTTATTCCCTGGAAAACATATATCGTGGCGTTGATAATTGGCTCAATCATAGTGACCCCGATGGCATATTTGTACGCGATCTCCAACTTCCAGGTGGAGATCGGCACGgtcaacgagctggtgtACGGTCTGATGATGCAGACGCCGTTTTTCTCGGGCACAAGCGGCAAACATCCCTGTGGAGCAGCTTTCTACGGGGCCATTGCGGGAAACTGCTGGTACCGCGCCCAGTACATTCTCCAGGACCAGAAAATTGGAATCTACAACGACATTCCGCCTAAACTCGTTTTCTTTTCGCAGATCTTTGGCGATCTCATAGGCGTGCCATTCAATTATATGTCGCTGCGCTGGGTGGTGAAATCCAAGTACGACTTCCTCAAAGGTCTGAAAAGCGACCCGATGCGGCAATGGACCGGCCAAGTGTTGACCAACTACAACAGCAACGCAATCCAGTACGTTGTTCTAGGCCCCAAACGGGTGTTTGAGCACTATCCGTATCTGCCTCTGGGATTTTTGGTTGGTAGCATAGCACCCTTGGCGGTGTTCTGGATGGCAAAGCACACGCCCTGGCGGCTTGCAAAAAAGTTCAACGTTACCATCCTGTTCGCGTCCATGTCCAAGTTCTATGGCAACATCAGCACAGGCTACTTTACGCAATTCCTCATTGGCACATTCACTATGCATTACCTGTACAAATACCAGCATCAATGGTTCCAGAAATACAACTATGTTCTGGCAGCAGCGTTCGACACGGGCTTCAACCTTGCCAACCTTGTCATTGCGCTGCTGTTCGGGTCCAAGACGGCAGCTCAGTTTCCGGAGTGGTGGGGCAACGACAGGTCCCATTTAGAAAAATGCTATGCGCTGTGA
- a CDS encoding Periodic tryptophan protein 1, whose translation MISASCWVPRGYASEFPEKYELTDEEMNRIEQMANLQISEAQADLDETEEPDGDTLKSQIEIDDDLKEYDLEHYDDDPVDEITGEPITMFPGLSNTAASYAKIVNEDDDMEEGQEEHYLTLPTEKEEAEEKAELQVYPTDNMVLATRTEDDVSYLDVYIYDDGAGAPYGAEEEEEDKFDADVANGLVRENNLYIHHDLMLPSFPLCVEWLSYKPYGANDQSNIGNFAAIGTFEPQIEIWNLDSIDKAFPDAILGDVESETKKKKKKTKKRQLPDRHTDAVLSLSHNKLYRNVLASTSADGTVKLWDLTSCQVARSLGSVHGGKHVSSSQWLDEESDSSNGSILLTGGYDSACCISDVRVADEKSMSRRYKLGNSEEVECVRWSADSANFFAGSDAGNVYCFDARAESKPLWTLHAHDSGISTLEANKFMNNMLVTGAMGEQVVKLWKLDSEQTSMRGPSMVLSRDFDCGKVLTASFAPDIEVAGNLVVGGSGSSLKMWDSFSNKSVRTAFKEQLVRLQQRARQEAKAAGRASRIARKYTDKYVESVMEAERGADDEEDEEEME comes from the coding sequence ATGATTTCTGCCTCATGCTGGGTGCCCCGAGGCTACGCCTCTGAGTTCCCCGAGAAATACGAACTCACGGATGAAGAAATGAATAGAATTGAGCAGATGGCCAACCTGCAGATCTCCGAGGCCCAGGCCGACCTCGACGAAACTGAGGAGCCCGATGGAGACACTCTCAAGTCGCAGATAGAGATTGACGATGACCTCAAAGAATACGATCTAGAACACTATGACGATGATCCGGTGGATGAAATCACGGGTGAGCCAATTACAATGTTCCCTGGTCTTTCGAACACGGCCGCATCGTATGCTAAAATTGTTAATGAGGACGATGATATggaagaaggccaagaagagcaCTACTTGACACTGCCTacggaaaaagaggaagcTGAGGAAAAGGCAGAATTGCAGGTGTATCCCACAGACAACATGGTGTTGGCCACACGGACTGAGGACGACGTCTCGTACCTGGACGTGTACATTTACGACGATGGAGCAGGAGCTCCTTACGGggcagaggaggaggaagaggacaAATTTGACGCTGACGTTGCGAACGGCCTAGTGAGAGAGAACAATCTGTACATTCACCACGACCTGATGCTGCCGTCGTTCCCTCTGTGTGTCGAATGGCTGAGCTACAAGCCGTACGGGGCCAACGACCAATCCAATATCGGCAACTTTGCTGCCATCGGCACGTTTGAGCCGCAAATCGAGATCTGGAACCTAGACAGCATCGACAAGGCGTTCCCGGACGCAATCTTGGGTGACGTCGAGTCCGaaaccaagaagaagaagaagaagaccaagaagaGGCAGCTTCCAGACAGACACACCGACGCCGTTTTGTCTCTGTCGCACAACAAGCTGTATAGAAACGTTTTGGCGTCGACGTCGGCGGACGGAACCGTGAAACTGTGGGActtgacgagctgccaGGTCGCGCGCTCTCTGGGCAGCGTCCATGGAGGCAAGCACGTTTCGTCGTCGCAGTGGCTTGACGAGGAGTCGGATAGCAGCAACgggtcgattttgctgACTGGAGGCTACGACTCTGCGTGCTGTATCAGCGACGTGCGGGTTGCAGACGAGAAAAGCATGTCGAGGCGCTACAAGCTGGGCAACAGCGAGGAAGTGGAATGTGTGAGATGGAGCGCGGACTCGGCGAATTTCTTTGCGGGCTCGGACGCCGGTAACGTTTACTGTTTCGACGCGAGGGCCGAGTCGAAGCCGCTGTGGACGCTGCACGCGCACGACTCGGGTATCTCGACGCTGGAGGCCAACAAGTTCATGAACAACATGCTTGTGACGGGCGCGATGGGTGAGCAGGTGGTGAAGCTGTGGAAACTGGACAGTGAGCAGACCTCTATGCGCGGTCCGTCGATGGTGCTTAGCCGAGACTTTGACTGCGGCAAGGTGCTGACGGCAAGCTTTGCACCGGATATCGAGGTTGCGGGAAACCTTGTTGTGGGCGGGTCTGGTTCAAGTCTCAAGATGTGGGACAGTTTCAGCAACAAAAGCGTGCGCACAGCGttcaaagagcagctggtccGGCTGCAGCAACGGGCCCGACAGGAGGCCAAGGCGGCGGGCCGGGCGTCGCGAATTGCACGCAAATACACAGATAAATACGTCGAGAGCGTTATGGAGGCGGAACGAGGCGCggatgacgaggaggacgaggaggagatggaATAA